The following proteins are encoded in a genomic region of Verrucomicrobiia bacterium:
- a CDS encoding Gfo/Idh/MocA family oxidoreductase, which yields MKKYNVGIIGYGWVATAHIPSINASTQAQVTAIYSSRTLNSTELSAKYGSNITTYTDLDTMLADPNIHAVSVCSMPSLHAKHVIAAAKAGKHIIVEKPLAMSWKDVLAMQKAVDEAGVKTCVCFECRWSSQFLATKGVIDEGLLGKLHYGEVDYYHGIGPWYGQYRWNIFKKDGGSALLTAGCHALDALLLCMGSEVTEVTSYDTQSANKNFTPYEFKTTSVTILKFKNGAVGKCSAVVDCMQPYYFHTHLVGSEGSLLDNKFHSMKMAGLNKSKWSELSMKMLDSGDVSDHPYQTQFQAFFDALDKGKDMPLTNLKQAVESHRVLFAADKSAATGKTVKL from the coding sequence GTGAAGAAATATAACGTCGGCATCATCGGTTACGGCTGGGTCGCTACTGCGCACATCCCGAGCATCAACGCCTCCACGCAGGCGCAGGTCACCGCGATCTATTCCTCACGCACGCTGAATTCCACCGAGTTAAGCGCCAAATACGGTAGCAACATCACGACGTATACTGATCTCGACACGATGCTGGCGGACCCAAATATCCATGCCGTGTCCGTTTGCAGCATGCCCAGCTTGCACGCGAAGCATGTCATCGCCGCCGCCAAGGCTGGCAAGCACATCATCGTGGAGAAACCGCTCGCGATGTCCTGGAAGGATGTGCTAGCGATGCAGAAAGCGGTGGATGAAGCCGGTGTGAAGACCTGCGTGTGCTTTGAATGCCGTTGGTCCAGCCAGTTCCTCGCGACGAAAGGTGTTATCGATGAAGGTCTACTCGGCAAGCTTCACTATGGTGAAGTGGATTACTACCATGGCATCGGGCCTTGGTATGGCCAGTATCGCTGGAATATCTTCAAGAAAGACGGCGGTAGCGCGCTCCTCACCGCCGGTTGCCACGCACTCGATGCCTTGCTCCTCTGCATGGGTAGCGAAGTGACCGAAGTGACGAGCTACGACACGCAATCCGCGAACAAGAATTTCACGCCGTATGAATTCAAGACGACGAGCGTGACCATCTTGAAGTTCAAGAACGGCGCGGTGGGTAAATGCTCCGCCGTGGTGGATTGCATGCAGCCTTATTACTTCCACACGCATCTCGTCGGCAGTGAGGGCAGCTTGTTGGATAACAAGTTCCACTCAATGAAGATGGCGGGCCTAAACAAGAGCAAGTGGAGCGAACTCTCCATGAAGATGCTGGATTCCGGCGATGTCTCCGATCATCCGTACCAGACGCAGTTCCAAGCCTTCTTCGATGCGCTCGACAAGGGCAAGGACATGCCGCTTACAAACTTGAAGCAAGCAGTGGAGAGCCATCGCGTGTTGTTCGCTGCGGACAAGTCCGCCGCGACGGGGAAGACGGTGAAACTGTAG